A genome region from Schistocerca nitens isolate TAMUIC-IGC-003100 chromosome 4, iqSchNite1.1, whole genome shotgun sequence includes the following:
- the LOC126253184 gene encoding activating transcription factor of chaperone isoform X2, with product MAAAFFEPFNNWLEEKTDLPILEDLPVEQPRDTFYGVRAPLHEAVKQQSLVADASHISKEVLQSSLSAPVSQTETLLQEFESAFREVELNNGTLTPPQSPTIANSVTHYSPTDSVVSNDAFLISEPHILPIHATAVPVNVTAVGPFIEVISEKKDTFFTNLEQMVPSTPAPDIAKELADVDELVRSRAEDMEVSSNAWQDVNCRFTSDSKDGYEPHVLPLSPSTSSNSSFESSEESADDPEWVPAAEQLSSPGPQKSSGRKRGSSSKPYARPGVEEKKLRKKEQNKNAATRYRQKKKAEIEEILSEERALELKNSELTQKITDLSREIKYLKGLMRDVFRAKGLIK from the exons ATGGCTGCTGCATTCTTTG AACCTTTCAACAATTGGTTGGAGGAGAAGACTGATCTACCTATTCTGGAAGATTTACCAGTGGAGCAACCTCGTGATACTTTCTATGGTGTCAGAGCCCCACTACATGAGGCTGTGAAACAACAGTCACTGGTGGCTGATGCCTCTCATATTTCCAAGGAGGTGCTTCAATCATCACTGTCTGCCCCTGTCTCTCAGACAGAGACACTGCTTCAAGAATTCGAGTCTGCATTTAGAGAAGTTGAACTAAACAATGGAACCCTCACACCACCTCAGAGTCCCACAATTGCAAATTCTGTTACTCATTACTCACCAACAGATAGTGTTGTATCTAATGATGCCTTTCTCATTTCGGAGCCACACATTCTCCCCATCCATGCCACTGCAGTTCCAGTAAATGTTACTGCCGTTGGCCCATTCATAGAAGTAATTTCTGAAAAGAAAGATACATTTTTCACCAACCTCGAACAGATGGTTCCTTCTACTCCTGCGCCAGATATTGCAAAAGAATTAGCCGACGTAGATGAGCTGGTACGATCTCGAGCAGAAGACATGGAAGTCAGCAGTAATGCGTGGCAAGATGTTAACTGCAGGTTCACAAGTGATTCTAAAGATGGATATGAGCCTCATGTGTTACCACTAAGCCCTAGCAcaagttccaacagcagttttgaAAGCAGTGAAGAAAGTGCTGATGATCCTGAGTGGGTTCCAGCAGCAGAACAGCTGTCTTCACCTGGGCCACAGAAATCATCGGGAAGGAAGAGAGGTTCATCATCTAAACCTTATGCTCGTCCAGGGGTGGAAGAAAAGAAATTACGTAAAAAggaacaaaacaaaaatgctgcTACCCGCTACCGTCAGAAGAAGAaggcagaaattgaagaaatcttgTCAGAAGAGAGAGCCCTGGAACTGAAGAATTCTGAACTTACACAGAAAATAACTGATCTGTCACGTGAAATAAAGTACCTGAAGGGGCTCATGAGGGACGTGTTTCGGGCAAAAGGACTGATAAAATAA